The window AAGGTATGGGATTATATCCAAAAGTTTACAGAGTTTAACAATTATTATCACCAAGTCCTTACGACTTTTAAGAACAAAGTCTACCAAATGCCCATCAATTTGGAGACAATCAATCAATACTATGGTTTGAATCTAAAACCCTTTGAGGTGGAATCTTTCTTGGAAAAAGAAAAGGCCAAGGATCGTATTGATCATCCTCCACGCAACTTTGAGGAAAAGGCAATCTCCTTAATTGGACGTCCTTTATACGAAGCCTTTATAAAAGGATATACAAAGAAACAATGGAATAAAGATCCAAAGGAATTACCTGAGTTTATTTTAAATAGATTGCCAATTCGTAAAAACTATAACGAAAGTTACTATTATAGTCGTTGGCAAGGAATTCCCAAAGATGGTTATGGGAAAATTTTTGAAAGGATGCTTTCTAACCCTCTCATTACAACCGTTTTGAATACCAATTATTTTGATATTAAGGATCAAATTCCTAAAGATACAATTTTGATTTATAGCGGTCCAATTGACCAATATTTTGATTACAAGTTTGGTAAACTAGAATACCGAACCCTGCGGTTTGAAAAAGAATCCCACCCTTATGATGATTTCCAAGGAACGTCTGTGATGAATTATGCAGAGGAGACGGTTCCTTTTACTAGAATCCATGAGCCAAGACATCTCCATCCAGAAAGAACATACGGTAACACAACTCTTACTATTAAAGAGTTTTCTTCCCTGGATGATGGATCAAATCCTTATTATCCAATCAATGATAAGAGAAACACTGATTTGGTAAAAGTATATCGTAAAGAAGCAGATGCATTAGAAAACGTTTATATCAGTGGAAGGTTGGGTGATTACAAATACTTTGATATGCATGAGACCATTGATGCCGCACTGACACTTTTTGAAAATGGCATCCGTGAAAAATTAAAATAATCCGATTTTTCTTATACTAAATTTAATTAGTTCGTAAAACATCACAAGTCTCCCCCTGATGATTTGGAAGATGTTTCGTTTGGTTCCGCCGAGTCCCCTTAATGTAAAAGTGTTTTGGTGTCTGCGGTAGTAGATATATGGTGTTTCAACCAGGGTCACTTTTCCAGTTAACTCGGCTACGAGTCCGAGCCATAAGTCTTGTCCAATCTCTTTGGTTTTCGGAAAGGGAAGGGCATTCTCT of the Leptospira kanakyensis genome contains:
- the glf gene encoding UDP-galactopyranose mutase, which translates into the protein MDYSKYSVIVVGSGFFGSVIAERVASELKKEVLVIEKRNHIGGNCYSEVDPETGIEFHTYGTHIFHTSNVKVWDYIQKFTEFNNYYHQVLTTFKNKVYQMPINLETINQYYGLNLKPFEVESFLEKEKAKDRIDHPPRNFEEKAISLIGRPLYEAFIKGYTKKQWNKDPKELPEFILNRLPIRKNYNESYYYSRWQGIPKDGYGKIFERMLSNPLITTVLNTNYFDIKDQIPKDTILIYSGPIDQYFDYKFGKLEYRTLRFEKESHPYDDFQGTSVMNYAEETVPFTRIHEPRHLHPERTYGNTTLTIKEFSSLDDGSNPYYPINDKRNTDLVKVYRKEADALENVYISGRLGDYKYFDMHETIDAALTLFENGIREKLK